The genomic interval TTAGCTAAATCtaaattaaaactattacaatttcaaattaaagcaaactaagaattattataaattataaaataaataaactttatcccaatttgttaaaatatgGATCATTTTCATGTTCTTGAGGTCCTTATCATATATGATATAGTGATTGAGAACAATGATGCAGATGCCATAGTGAGTTTTTATTCAACCAAACGATAGAAGAGATGAAAATATACTTCTCTCTCTTCTATTTCTATTATCCTTATCTTATACTAAACAATACAACAAATTTactctttttctcttttcacATTTTTTCTCACACCTTTCTCTCTTCACACTTTCTTCTCACAACCAAACATACCCTAAATAACGGTACGGGTTAATACTCATCGCTTGCTTTTTTCAGGAAGCTATTCAATGGTGACTCCACTATCCTCTTTATCATAATTGACTACATAATTATACTAGAGTTTATCTgattcttcttcctcttttagTTTTTGCCCTCATTTATTTCTTAAACGCTTTATTGTCAAATTTTTGTAAGTAAGGTATTCCAAATTTTATAGTTAGCTACATTTAACACTTAACATCTATATAGAAGATGTTAGATTAAtgtttctatttattatttgtatcaaattaatgaatatttcattaaaaattatatcaatacaaatttaatttaagtagttatctataatcaaaataaagttcaattttaaataGCCATAGAATATTTGAGTAAAAAggtctttaaaatatttcttttagtCTAACCGTGTTGCCAAACTCTTGCTAAATGGTAAGAAGGATGCcttttagtgattttttttcttctttttaatttatcatcATTTGAATCATTGTTTACTCAACTAAACATGTGACATAACACATCAAATGTGATATAATTGTTTAGAGTTAACAATAAAGTTAACGTTAAAGACTAAactaacataaatttaaatgagttgGACACTAAATTGTGTTTTTGAAATAATTCAAGATTAATGACCAAAACATTAGTTTAGTCATTATACGtacgaataaaaaaaatagaaatcttaaaaaattcatatgtagatttaattatacttattttctgtCTACATCATTGAAGAAATATCAAACAAAAAAGGATGACatgaaataaaaaacacataaatttttgttttaaaaaagacTGTTAAGACCCAATAGTagttttctttataattttccCTTTTATATAAAAGACACATTAAAACCCAATATCAGTGTCAATGATAATTAAAGTCACTATTCAAAAGCaaacagtaataaatttatgatcAAGCAAtaagacaaaataaataaaaatgtcgTTTGTGAAAGAATCACTTAAAACATGGCCGAAATGCGAgaataaaatatgtgaaatgACACTTTAGAGCATAGCATTACAAAACCATAACTAAAAAATGTGCAACATTCATTCAAGCACAAATCTTGAATTGTGAAAAAACTAGAGTAATAGTatgattttgttaaaattttaaagcgTTACTTTTATCAAAATTGCAGTTGTGGATCACCCCGTGAATTGATATATTCATTTAGAAAACAActtctttaaataaatattatttcttagaTGAAAATGTACATTTGTTATTTAATCGAGTGTTTTGATAAATAACATAACACACGAATCACACGtgaacatatttaaaaataagtcaATCTAAAAGTGAGATTATCAATTGCTTttgacttttaaaaataaataatttcatctttataatttatttatttaataaaaaagtctcattatagtattttcaaatctaaaaatagtaagtttttttaaatttaatattatctcaAAACAGTATTGAATTAATtgctttaattattaattgtaaaaaaatattatacaaaattaattatattaatttaataaataattttttttaagtgtttaaCAAATAgtttttcaattgtttttaataatttatctaaaatGCTATTGTTGACTCTAAAGGcttcatttaaatttgttttaggACTCTTTATGTGTTTGAGGCCAATCTtccttaaaaattaattgaagttTTAACATAATCATCAATATTTCTAATAGTAAAAGTTTATACATTTTCTTGTTCTTACTATTGAGATAATAACTTATTAGATATTAGTTGATAAGTTCAATTTTAGAATACATATTTAGATattaattaagtaatttttttaatcttaaaaatgaTAAACATTAGAAAATTCTACTTCACgtataattgtaaaaaatttaaataattttttatacctTAATTTTAAACGaattaaaatagtataatttaaaatttggttCATTTCTATTTTAGATGAGACCAATATTACTTTTGAAGAATTATAAGTAGTTTATCAGACATTAAGTAAAAAATAGCCAAATGAATAAATTTCAAAGTGGTTTATCATAAATAGCCgcaattaatttagaaaaaacttttaaatttaaaaaactgaaaTTAGTTGACGGTTAGATGGAGTCTTAGCTTCGAGAAGGACGACGTGGCAGTATATGATTAAACATCCCACGAGGATTCTGtcagtttctattttttaatttttaattaataaataaataaaaagtaaaagaaacaACAGAGATAGAaggaaaaagagagagaaagagagaaaaaaacgACAACCTCAGTACCAGAGAGacagaaagagaaagagagagagagagagagagaaaaaagagaGTCCGTTAATTttttcagttaaaaaaaaaagagaagaagaattaGCAATGGTTACAGAGGAAGAAATATCTGAAGCGATACATTCGTTGTTCAGAGAATCAAACCCTAGAACTAGAACCTTCACTACATTGAACCAAGTTGTTCAAGAGCTTCAATCAAAACTTGGTCATGATCTTACCCATAAACTCGATTTCATCACATCTCAGATCAATCTCCTTTTTGCTTCTCAACAACCACCTCCGCAACTTCCACATAGGCAGTTACAACCACCacaacaacagcaacaacaacCACCACCTCAACAACTACTTTTTCCTCCTAAGGACCATTTTGCCCTTCACCAAAACCCTAATTCCCACTCTGTCCCTGTTACTTCTGCTTCTTTTCACACCCTCCCTACTAACTCTGTTGCTCTTGATGCTCCTGTTACTCAACCTCCTCCTCTTTCAGCCAATGAGGTTACCAAAGAAAGGTtaggtttaatttttttatgttttattattgttttttttttattatgaaatgGTTGCATGAATATGAAATgaggaagaaaataacataAAGTAAAGAGGGATTTGATACTTTAAGTAATTAACTAATGCTACTTAAAGAGTGTGTTTTGTTTTTGGAAAtgagagaattttattttattgttatgtaGCAGTTAGGGTGTTAGGGAGGAAGATGGAATATTATGAAGTTGAGTTTTCATATGCTATGAAGCAGATCTATCTAATGATGTTAGGTTGTTCTAGCTCTAGGAGTAATTGTTTTCCAAAAATGGATGAAATTAggttaaaattttgtttttgttttaaaattcaattttgggGAGAATGTGAATGTGTATAATTCACACCTTGTGTTTTTGAGGGGTGGAACTGGAAACACcagtaataatttaagaaaatggaAGTGATTGAGTGCAATTACATCTGTTGGTGTCATGTGGGGTTGGACACCGGGGTGTCAATGTATTGTGAGATGGGTAAATTTTTCCATTTGTCATTGGAAATCTGCATACAACTGAACTTCTATGTTTTGTATGTTTATATGAATATGATATGATGTATTATATCTCTGCGTCTTgttaattgttttttgtttgcAATGATGTTTGGTCATGTTAAGTAATCCTACTCTTGTGTCTTTGTCTTGTAGTGTTCAACCTAAGGCAAAGAGAAGAGGTGGCCCTGGAGGTCTCAACAAACTTTGCGGTGTTTCGCCTGAACTTCAGGTCATTGTTGGCCAGCCAGCATTGCCAAGGACTGAGGTATGTACTAATATGTTTGAAGATTGTTTTTCACTTTACGTATTTCAATGTGGTTTCCAGCAAGATTTATAATTTGTTGAATGAATGGTTTAGATTGTGAAGCAACTATGGGCGtacataaagaaaaataatctcCAAGATCCTAGCAACAAAAGGAAGATAATTTGCAATGATGAACTGCGTGTGGTGTTTGAGACGGACTGTACTGATATGTTCAAGATGAATAAGTTGCTGGCTAAACACATAATCGCCCTTGAACCAACCAGTAAGTACCTTGGGTCATGGTAATATTTCTACAAAATTGTGGTTTAATtcattgtttgatttttttcatGCTTTTGAACTTTCAGAACAGCCTGCCCCAAAGAAACAGAAGGTAGATGTGGAGTTGGGAACAAGAAGCGCCGAACCTACTCCTTCTGTTATAATATCTGATTCACTTGCTAACTTTTTTGGCATTTCCGGAAGGGAGATGCTACAGACAGAGGTTCTGAGACGTATTTGGGAGTACATAAAGGTCAACCATCTAGAGGTAAGCAACATAATTTAgatttatactaagttcatgcaCAGTGGCATTGCTGCATTGAAGTCAAGTACTGGTTCTTGATAATGATAATTATTGATAGCTTGATAgttttgttaataattatatGCCTTTTCTCTTCTTTCAGCTCTACTTCACTTTAATATCTTGGTCTTTTTAGTACATGaagatttgtttatttttttgcacGTTAATTTAATGTCTTGTAGTTTGTTATACTTTTATCCGCAACACGGGAATGCATTTGATTTTAACACAAATAGAAAGGAAAAAGTATTTGCTCATATAGGTTACAAATTAAGTATGGGGAACTTTGTTGGAAAATAACTTGTTGACTTACATGACCCTTAAATATACTAATACTTGTAGGATCCTGTGAATCCTATGGCAATAATGTGTGATGCTAAGCTTCAAGAGATCTTCGGCTGTGAAAGCATTTCAGCATTGGGGATTCCTGAAGTTTTGGGCCGTCATCATATTTTTAGGAGATCATGATGCTGACAGCATTCTATTCTATGGTTAGTACAATTTACATAATACATATGCCATGTTTTTCCTAACCTTTGTATTGATCTTTCTTTCTGAACCTCTTTCACGTTTCAACGGACCAACTGTCTAGGAAGCTGTAGATGTTATTTAACTGTTAAGTCAATTGGATCATGTGATATCTGGAAATGTTATCTGCTTTGCTTGCTGTTGATTCTCTgtgaatttcattttttgtgtTCTATTTCAGGATAATATTATTGCATAGAATATAACTTATTGTTACTTGATTTACTTGTAGTTAGCATGCTGTAAACTGAATATTCTGTATGGTAATTGTGAAACATAGTAAAAAGGAAGGAAACTTCAGAACTATGAAGAATGTTGAATGTCTTAGTTGTAGTCTTCTAGTTTTATTGGTTTCCTTTATAATCACAAGAGTcagaaaaaaaatcttcattaGCATTGGATAAGACTTCAGATATTTGCTTGGTTCAAGGACAGACCATTTCTTAATTTCAAACATGTGGAGGGACATAAGTGTTCCTGAACATAGATATTTAACTGCTCAACGGGGTTAGTGGGAGTGCACCGGCGTCGAAGGGGTGCATCAATGCCGTGGAAACAGCCCTCGTTACAAGTTGTAATTTGAGTTTTGATCTTGAATCTTGGTATTTTAATAAGGAGATTAAGCTTTGAGATTCAAGTATTCTGGGCAACTTGTACTATTTGGAGTGATTGCCAATCAACTGAATAGACACAGTGAAATAGAGAGCTTTTTAATGTTTCTCAGTAAGCTTTTAAATGTTTCAAATGAACAACCTTTACTATAGAAAATCTGAATTAAAATCAGTAACTATACATAGAATCCAATCAGTATACTATACATCAGTGATTTATGCTACACCTCATAAATTAtgtaaaacatttttataacaattcCCTGAAAGACTAGTTATATGCTGcctttttttatatatgcatAATAGCCACTGCAAATTTCAAAAACGACTTATCCTTGTAAGGATTTGATAGTTTGTTGTTCAGGTTGATGGTTTCCTTTTCTCTTTTCCAAATTGGCATATACCGTGATGTAATATTGGTTTTTGGTTGCAGTGACAGATTGCGCGGTGTTAATTCCAGTACAGTATGAGCTGATCTTGACTGCATGTTGATATGGTTTCTGTAACTTGACTGATTAGACTTGTTTTCATGTTGATAACTGATGACTTATATTAGTAGAAGGAAGATGTTATAGGGacaaaaaactttaattttggGAGTGGCAGTGTGTTATTTAGGTCTCGTGGTTGTGGTTTGTCTAACTTGGCACTTAGGTTAGAGTGACCTGTTGGTATTCTGAAATATGTATAATGCTTTGACAATAGGAAAGAAAATGATGTATCCTTTAATCATGACTCATGCTATTCATATGTAGTTAATGAAAATGAAGCTTGCTAGATGTACATATTAGATTCTGGttaaattaagattaaattGGTACGTGATTGTAGTGCTTTTCTCCAATAAAAGTGCATGTGCATGGGTTGGACTTTTCAAAAACCCAACCATATCCAAATGTTAACAACTTATTTGGATTGGGTATTTAAACTAAATCACCCTTGTCTTCCAAAAAGAGGAGGTATTGCCGGTTATAAATCTGGTTATAGTTTccaatttgtttttgttgaaattcagatatgttttgttaaaaaacttgattttatcaaaaataaaattcattttttttgcttCACCAATTTTATGGCTTTAAATTAtgtgtttatttatattttaattagaaTTTATTAGACATAATTGTTTACGCggtctcttaatttaattttagattatacttcagtcttttatttttttttctttttagatttgatcctttatttaattgtaagtaaataatttgattttttatgttttaaaatattaacaatgttatatataaaaattcatcaaatttttcaaataaagctcataaaattaattatcatattcaatataatgcaaatttcatcaaatttataactcaaatttttaaataaacttttatttttattctttatatttttgaattttgtaataaaattaattaaatgaccaaatgagaaaaaataaataaaaaaacaaacgaCGGAAgtgttatataaaattaagttaatagATCGTATGAGTAATtgtgttaaattattattaattaaaatgttattcattaataattatttcatattgtTTTCAGAATTTAAATATTGTCTTTTGAAATCACattattaaacttttattattaaGTTGACATTTTAACTAATAAgttgcattttttgttttaaccgGTTGAGTAATATGAGAGAGTGCTTTAGTCTCGTTGGTTAGACGGGAGTAGAGTCGTCAAAAAAAGCCCCCAACTACAAGGCCtccttactttttttattttattattaggccccctatcaaaataatcttttaagggACCCTTAATTTAggcccattatttcatggggccTAAGGGAGGGGGCTCTAGGGGCCCAtaggcccccaatattttgttaattttaagatttttttttgaaaaaaaatatcagaaactttttatcgaaaaaaaatcgaacatctttttatccaaaaaaagtcggaaattttttatcgaaacaaaatcggaaattttttatcgaaaaaaaatcggaaatttttatcgaaaaaaaatggaaattttttatcgaaaaaaaatcggaaattttttatcgaaaaaaaatcggaaattttttatcgaaaaaaaatcagaaaatttttatcgaaaaaaattcagaaatttcttatcgaaaaaa from Cicer arietinum cultivar CDC Frontier isolate Library 1 chromosome 5, Cicar.CDCFrontier_v2.0, whole genome shotgun sequence carries:
- the LOC101504815 gene encoding uncharacterized protein codes for the protein MVTEEEISEAIHSLFRESNPRTRTFTTLNQVVQELQSKLGHDLTHKLDFITSQINLLFASQQPPPQLPHRQLQPPQQQQQQPPPQQLLFPPKDHFALHQNPNSHSVPVTSASFHTLPTNSVALDAPVTQPPPLSANEVTKESVQPKAKRRGGPGGLNKLCGVSPELQVIVGQPALPRTEIVKQLWAYIKKNNLQDPSNKRKIICNDELRVVFETDCTDMFKMNKLLAKHIIALEPTKQPAPKKQKVDVELGTRSAEPTPSVIISDSLANFFGISGREMLQTEVLRRIWEYIKVNHLEDPVNPMAIMCDAKLQEIFGCESISALGIPEVLGRHHIFRRS